A single genomic interval of uncultured Sphaerochaeta sp. harbors:
- a CDS encoding ROK family transcriptional regulator, producing the protein MQFSTPSSARTINRLRVLNLLAREGELSRSDIARRLTLNKPSTSEIVEQLLQEGLVEEKGKAKTANGRRPTKLALLHGSRLVLGVELGSKNTCFTLTDLSGNVLRFERIPTPIKPDAKEHGLTVIKACLKMRRITKAPIAGITVATSAQISEDGLSILRHDHWPWENVPLAKAISEYTQTPAILVHSMRAMVEAEQWFADEDEKSFLYVNWGEHISGALVQDNTIVGEKSRFGHLPVRQTGLCRCGGIGCLETVAAGWALSERFAGKTVKELAQREDPEVVQALQEAAEAMGMALTAASAMTGCNKIILGGGISNLPDHYLSFLQKYYQQHAHHTLAGIPVVRSQLKDRSAVLGSVAVGLDRWIFQRRMLQTMQGL; encoded by the coding sequence ATGCAGTTTTCCACCCCAAGCTCAGCCAGGACGATCAATCGCTTGAGAGTTCTCAATCTGCTTGCCCGTGAGGGTGAGCTCAGTCGCTCTGATATCGCACGACGCCTAACCCTGAACAAGCCATCCACCAGTGAGATTGTGGAGCAGTTGCTCCAGGAAGGACTTGTCGAGGAAAAAGGAAAGGCCAAGACTGCCAATGGCAGAAGACCCACCAAGCTTGCCTTGCTACATGGTTCCAGACTGGTCCTGGGAGTGGAACTGGGTAGTAAGAATACCTGTTTCACCCTTACAGACCTCTCTGGTAATGTGCTGAGATTTGAGCGAATTCCAACCCCGATCAAACCGGATGCGAAGGAACATGGCCTTACCGTCATCAAGGCGTGTCTGAAAATGCGGCGAATCACCAAGGCCCCTATTGCAGGTATCACGGTGGCTACCAGCGCACAAATCAGTGAAGATGGGCTTTCCATACTCCGCCATGACCACTGGCCTTGGGAGAATGTCCCTCTTGCTAAAGCCATCAGTGAATACACCCAGACCCCTGCAATCCTGGTACATTCAATGAGGGCAATGGTAGAGGCTGAACAGTGGTTCGCCGATGAAGATGAAAAGTCGTTCCTCTATGTTAATTGGGGAGAGCATATCAGTGGAGCTTTGGTACAAGACAATACCATAGTAGGCGAGAAGAGCAGATTTGGACACCTTCCAGTTCGGCAGACAGGTTTGTGCCGGTGTGGAGGGATTGGATGCCTCGAGACCGTAGCTGCAGGGTGGGCACTCAGTGAACGATTTGCTGGCAAGACAGTCAAGGAACTGGCACAAAGGGAAGATCCTGAAGTAGTTCAAGCTCTGCAAGAAGCTGCAGAAGCCATGGGCATGGCACTCACAGCTGCCAGTGCTATGACCGGCTGTAATAAGATTATTCTGGGAGGAGGAATCTCCAATCTTCCGGATCACTACCTTTCATTTCTCCAGAAGTACTACCAGCAGCATGCTCACCACACCCTTGCAGGCATTCCTGTGGTACGCTCCCAGCTCAAGGACCGTAGCGCTGTACTTGGAAGCGTGGCTGTTGGATTGGACCGATGGATTTTCCAGAGAAGAATGTTACAGACGATGCAAGGGCTTTAA